The Sedimentibacter sp. zth1 DNA segment CATGCTTACAGGTAAAATTGAAAATATTAGCTTTGATAAAGCAATTCTAAACATATCAGAACCACGTACTATAAGCATAACAATAGAAAAATAAGTTTAAATAAAGTTAAATAAGGTAGATAAGGGGCTATCAACAGTAGTCCCTTATTTATTCTAAAGGAGAGTATATGAAAAGCAGTATTGTTAAAATATTTTTATTAATATTATTGTTTAATGCACTATTTTTTACATTTGCATATGCTACTGAATTCTCTGATTTAAATATGGAAACAGAAGATGGATTAAAAGTACAAAAAATGGTTGATGAACAAATAATAAATGGTTACCCTGACGGTACATTTAGACCAGACAATTATATTAAAAGAAGTGAATGTATTAAAATTATTAATAAAACATTTAATTTTACAAAAAGATCTGAAACTGTAGAATTTCTTGATGTAGGTAAAAACGATTGGTTTTATGAAGACTTGCTGATTTCACTGAAAAATAACTACATAAGTGGTTTTACAGACAATACATTTAGACCTAATAAATACATTACAAGAGAGCAATTTTGCAAAATTCTAACAAATGTTTTAGAAATCAAAGAACTTCCTTTCGACAAAGATATTTCAGACAATGTATCAAAGTGGGCTGTACCATATGTTAATGCTGTAGTATCTTGTAGAATAATGCTATTAGAAGATAACAATGTATTTAGAGCTACAGAAAATATAACAAGAATTGAAGTTTGCAAAGTTTTGTCTAATTATATAGTTGAAGATCAAACGAATAATTCTGAAAATACTAATGATGATAATGCTGATAGTTTAGAAGTAGTTCTTAATAGGGTGAGTGAAAAGCTTGTAAATAATTGCATACCAGTATTGAATGAT contains these protein-coding regions:
- a CDS encoding S-layer homology domain-containing protein encodes the protein MKSSIVKIFLLILLFNALFFTFAYATEFSDLNMETEDGLKVQKMVDEQIINGYPDGTFRPDNYIKRSECIKIINKTFNFTKRSETVEFLDVGKNDWFYEDLLISLKNNYISGFTDNTFRPNKYITREQFCKILTNVLEIKELPFDKDISDNVSKWAVPYVNAVVSCRIMLLEDNNVFRATENITRIEVCKVLSNYIVEDQTNNSENTNDDNADSLEVVLNRVSEKLVNNCIPVLNDELQIEICEDIYDNIQKYISDNNFDYKTEAEKVYKKFLKLSDEQQEELKESILTYNTLNDLIELKEWFFPNIDL